The DNA segment TTCTTGTTGGACTATTGACGATTTTGAAACTAGCTTTCGTTGTTGTCAGATGGGTCTACGTCAATTTCCTCAGACCTCCCAAAAATCTTAGAAAGTACGGATCTTGGGCTGTCGTTACTGGACCCACTGACGGCATTGGAAAAAGCTTCGCTTTTGAGCTCGCGCGCAAAGGCCTCAACCTCGTACTCGTCGGTCGGAACCCCGACAAGCTCAAAGACGTGTCGGATTCGATCGCCGCCAAGTTCGGGAAAACCGAGGTCAAGAACGTGGTGGTCGATTTCTCGGGGGATCTGGACGAGGGTGTGGCCAAGATTGGGGAAGCGATTGAGGGGTTGGACGTTGGAGTGCTGATTAACAATGTGGGAGTTTCGTACCCTTACGCCAGGTTCTTCCATGAAGTGGACGAGGGGCTTCTCAACAACCTTATTAAGGTTAACGTTGTCGGAACCACCAAGGTCACGCAGGCTGTTCTGCCGGGGATGctgaagagaaagagaggagcGATTGTTAATATTGGTTCTGGTGCCGCTATTGTGATTCCTTCCGATCCCCTTTATGCTGTTTATGCCGCCACCAAAGCGTGAGTTCTCGTTGTTCATTGTTCTTGGTTTTTGCATTCGCTCTTTATAGTGTTTGTTGGTTGTTGAGGTTATGTTTTGTGTTCATTGTTTCAGGTACATCGATCAGTTTTCCAGAAGTCTCTATGTTGAATACAAGAAGAGTGGAATTGACGTTCAGTGCCAGGTATCGTGCTGTTTTTTAGTGTTCAATTGTTCATGTTAGCTTCTTGCTTGCTTAGTGTTTTTTCTATATTGTTGAGGTgaactattttttcatttttgcttaATTCCCCTTATCAAGTTTCTGccaattagtttatttattgatGTGTGTTCGAGCTGAACTGCTCTGgtttcaaatctttttttaaactGTGGTCATGGTAATGGATGTAGTTTTGTTGTAATTCTTAATATAAAGGCATGGTATTGCGGTTGAAAATTCCTCTTAATGCAGTCGATTCAGTCCCAGCTCTGGTCTTGTTGCAGCTGAAATTGCTATTGTGAAACagttttttgtgaaaattttggCCATGGGAGACACAAAATTCTTACCTTTTTTGTCGTAAAAAAAATGACCATTTCAATTGGAGCTAGTTGGAGTTATACGGTGATGAAAAGAAAGCATAAGCCTTGCTGAGGAACAAATCCTCAAGTTATAACTGTATTTTTCACTTGCATAAACCTTGGACAAAAGTGAACGAAAATGAGTCCCCTTTATACCCTTTTCATAGTTGAGGCAAGTATGGTTATAAATTGCTGAAAGTTGAAGATATGTCAGGACACTGTTTAATACTGATTATTGTGTACAACCTTTTCCTGATAAAAACTCTAGTACGTGCTGTTGTATCTGcttgtatttttcttcaacCATCTGAATATAGTAGCAATTTcgaaaacttctttttcttttacttttaaagcTTTGCTTTAATATTACGTGTGTGGTATGTCATTCATTATGCTCTGCATACCAACCATGTCTGTtcaatcttttgttttattgtttatgaAAATGTAGAACAATACATGATAGATAGCATCTTTTGAGCTAATGTGGCTTCAATTATTGACCATTAGCCTAAATTTCAGAGTGCACTTTAATATTCTTCATGGCCTTTGCTACTACCCTTTACCTTACTCCATCTTACATTCTTCTTCTATATTTGTGTGAAAGAGTGTCCATGTATTTGCAATGAGTGATCTTTGTCATTTTTCTGATTGAGATTTTCCTGGTGCAGGTTCCTTTATATGTGGCAACCAAGATGGCATCAATAAGGAAATCTTCATTCTTTGTTCCATCAACAGATGGCTATGCCAAAGCTGGTGTGCGATGGATAGGTTACGAACCTCGATGCACGCCATATTGGCCACATACCCTTCTCTGGGCCGTTGCATGCTCATTGCCTGAATTTGTTGTTGATGCTTGGCGACTGTGGTTCTGCTTGGGTATTCGAAAGAGGGGACAACGCAAAGAGTCCATGAAGAAGGAATAGATATGCAGAAGAATGCCTGGTTCTGTTCTTTAGGCAATATAAATGCTACTCATCTCACACATATGCAGATTGTTAGCAGATTAAGGATTCCCAAGTGTCTCATATGTTTCTAAATTTCATCTTAATGTTGTTTAGTATCAGTTGTGTGGtctaaaaattctttttacttCCCTCTTTTGGCTGTTTCTGTTCACTGTTTCAGTACTTTGTTGAACTAATATGATGTGTATTGGCATATCGCTTAACCCGGTTTTCTATGCTGTCATTCCTTGCTTTTctattcatcatatttttttaataatattttaacattatttacgtcTCAACGCGATTTGTCAACGCGAACGCGATTAGTCTTGATTTGACACGCTATTAGTCAtgattttaaagtaattttagacAAGTAATTTTAGACTTTACGTGTCAACGCTCTTGATATTTAgacaagtaattttaattttagactTTACGTGTTAACGCTTTTGATATTTAGATANTTAACGCTTTTGATATTTAGATAAGTAATTTTAGACTTTACGTGTCAACGCTCTTGATATTTAgacaagtaattttaattttagactTTACGTGTCAACGCTTTTGATATTTAGACAAGTAATTTTAGACTTTACGTGTCAATGCGATTAGTATTGATTCTAAAATTACTTTAGAATTTAGACCTATTATGTTATAATACgtaaatgacattaaaatattgtcaaatgtcaaaaaaaattgttgtaaaaatatcattatccttgtATTGctttgaacttttaaaaaagtcTTTGTTTCAAGCTAACAGCTAAAGGTGTAATTTtggaaaaactaaaaataataaatagtttgtAAAGAAAAGGTAAAGATTACATGATTATGAAAATTACTTTGATAAAAGATAGAATTTtacatagaaaaatatttatcccTTCTTTATAATACTCTTCAAATCTCTCTTAATTATTAGTACTAACGGAAACACATGTTTCTTTAAGCCTACATATCCTCATcatcacaattaaaataatataaattttaaattataaaataataaatttgtaggaaaaaatagaaattgtaTAATTACTTTTTCGTGTAGGGAGGACTCGTTATTCTTTATGGAAATATTACAGaattatgtatattattaaagaatataatcattttaatttaataatggataacactttttaattaaaaagcattaaagttagtttaaaagttatatttaatacaATGATATAGATAAATGTTTTATCTCTTATTTCTTactattttggtttttttaatcACAATGATATATCTTActgttttatacaaaatattttaaaatagtaattatttctaaaaaatcagttaataattatatatattttttaaaatcagttaattattatattaaaaaaattaaaataaatataaaattatgtaaaagagcaaatattttttatatagatataaaaaaataagtataaattatattcCAAATTTAGCGCAATTGAATCGTTAACCTAAAAAAGGAAGTTTTTCACgataatttaaataatctatattttattcttatattatttttcttaatcctTTGCCTCTTTCAGTAcaccattttatcttttttctaaatcacattttaatatttttaaattatcgtTCTAATTGAgctacatttttgttttaaatttaatcatatattacagtttttgtatttttcactcCTTCCAAATATATTccttaattttagtttcaaatttaatctaattcaCTAATTatcctgaaaaaaaaatcacaattgtTGAAGTCATCTTTTAGCTATACTTTTTTAGTCTTTACCTTTCAAGTTCATTATATCAACTAAAACTTCAAATATACTAGCATAAATACAGAAGCTATCGAGTATtgtgtacatatttttttaaatattgatgttatattaagttaataatatatgtaaattagttaagttaatacataaaaaattaatgaaaataataaaaaggaattgaatgttaacattataaattataagcataataaaaaataaaaaaaatccataattattttatataaatatttcaaaataacagttatttttatcaaatcaattaacaattatattttaaaaaagtatttaataattatattataaatgagtaaaataaaaataaaaattgtgtagaaaaatatgatctctttattaatagtttaaaaaatattaattaaaaataatcttaaagcaaagaaagcaaaaaagctaatatatataagttgatGGAGAAAATGATATGACCTAATACCCTGGAGAGTTCTGGAGCGGTGACATAAACCCCAGAAAGAGAAACAGAAGACGAGCCTCTGAACGAACATGGATACTCACAACACCCGCGTCGTTTACATAGACACGAACCTTGATACCCGCTTAGCGCTCGTTGTTTCTGATCACGACACTGTCGCTGACCTCAAAAGTagtaattttttgtttctcttgttAAGAGTTTTTGTTCTCAATCCAttcattttgattatttgtttttaatgtaaCACTATTCACTgttagtttgaattttttgaattgTATGAAGGGAGCATTTTGTCCGAACACCCGTTATGCTTTCCCCAAATCGGGCAAATTCAGATTAACGGGATAAAGGTATTTCATATTCTTCTGTTCAAGTCacgttttgttttctttcttatgtATTGTTTTGCTTACaatcctattttatttaatttgatgtaGGTTATGCGCAAGGGACACTTTTATCACCTTGTAGATTCAATGCCGGTGAGAAGTGCGTTTACTCCTTCCCAGAGTTGGTTTGTCAATGTGGATGCTACTGTGGTGAGGGAGTGTTCTCAGAATTACCAGGTGGCCTCTCTCGGCATTGTGAGTAATGCTTTGACTGGTCGTGGTGATAATGCTATCGGTTCCCCATCCAAGGGTGTGTTGCAGTTGGAGAACAAACCAGTTGAGAATGTAGAAGTTCCTGTGCCTAGTCCTTGTGTTTCACAACATACTGGCAAAGGAGCTGGTGAAAAGTTGGATACAGGTGTTAAGTCATCTGTCGAAAATATTGAACTTCCAGGTTCTGCTATGGAATACGAGGTTGATGGAACCAATAAAAACATTGGGGGTGTTTGTGCTGTACGCAAGGAGAGAAATAGTAAATCTGTATCAGATTCGAGTAGAAAAGGTaaagttaaaaggaaaaaagaagacgCATTTCGAGATGACACTTCAAATGTAGATGATGCTTCTGTTGTTGGGCTCAGTGATTGTGCAATTCAGCAGGATATCGAGGTTGTAGCGAAAACTTTGGAGAATGCAAATAAAGAAGTAATTATGGAAATTGAAGTTTTGAAGGAGCATCAGCATACTGATGGCAACAATAGTAACACTAAGAGTGACCTTGACACTGCTGTGTCAATGAAAGAAGCTTCAGAACCTGAACTTATTGCAGATAAGAAGCATGAGAAAAGGAAGCGGTCTTTGATTGATGATTCTAAAGAAATATTCAAGGAAGAGACGGCTGCTCAGAAGGATGAAGCGCATAAGTCCGATGAAGCACATGAGGAAAGGAAAGAATTGAAGGATCAGTTTGAACTTAGGAATGAAAACTATAGGTATGGTGTTGAATATAAGGATGATAAGGTAACTGGAGACATTTTAGATACAGTAAGTCCtgcaaagaaaaagagaaagtgcaaaaaagaaagaagtttgTCCACGGCCAAGTTGATTAATGATTACAATGTAGACATTTCTTCTCATCATGATTTGGAGAACCTACAGAAGATTAAAAACAGTAACGATGACCAATCAGCTGAAAAATTCAGTGACACTGATCCACTGAGAACTATAGTGGAGGGTAGGAGgaggaaagggaagaaaaattcatcaaatccTTATGAAACACCTTTAATTTCTTCTTCCAGGAACGTTGTAGAAGATCATTCAAGCATTCAAAATGGTGGTCCGGAGGAAATTTCTCTCTCTAAAGGTGATACTACTTGAGAAAAGGGTGAACATAGTAAAGTACCAGCATTATTCGTGCTAACCTTGTACCATGTTATGACTAGTTtgctatgtttttctttttttattattgagatcaaattaataaaagaagtcTATATTAGAATACTGAAAATATACTACtgatctctttttctttttagggcCAGATATGAGTATGGGCAAAACTGCCATTGACAACATGGAGACTAGAACTGGTGCATGCAAAGAAGGCATTCAAAGTACAGAAAAAGCAACAGGAAACTGTAACAACCATGCTGATATTGAAATAATAGCACACCCTGCTAATGTGGTCGGGCATATGGAGCTGACTGAGGATAATGGTAAAAATGAAGCTGGTCAGATTGAAGGAGCTGAGGAAGGAAGAGAGTTATCACAACAAAATGATCCTAAGCTAATGCTGTTAGATAAGTCCACACCATCCAACCAGAACAACTCAGATGCAAAAGTTGCAGAATTAAATGTGACTTCAAAAGTTGTGGATGTGAATGGATTAACTGAATCTAGAAAatcaaagaaggaaaaaaagaagaaaaaagataagaatTCAAGTCGAGAGTCCCCGTTTAACGAAGGTACTGGCCATGTGGATGCTTCTGAGAGTAAAAATGGTATtatggaaaaaaagaagaaaaaagataagaatTCAGGTGGAGAGTCCCCGGGTACTGCCCATGTGGATGCTTCTGAGAGTAAAAATGGTATTATGAAGTCCATTGGTGCAACAAATTGTGATCCTAAATCAGGAAATACAGAGACGGTGGAGAACCCTTTAAATCAAATAGGTGAAAAAATACAGCAGGAGGAGATGCATGGGACTTCAGATAAGGAGGTTGAGTTTAACATTGAGAGTGCTGAACACACGGGCAAGAGACAGAGAAAGAAGTCAAATGACAAACATAGTTCTATCTCAAAGAGTATgttaaatatgcttttgaaAGATCAAGGTGATAATAAGAATCTATCATCATCTTCTGACCGGGAAACGCATGCCAAATCTTCAGTTGCAGTAACAAAGAAACGTAACTCTGCAAGCCCAAAGTCCTCTAAGAAATCATGCAGAACAAATACGGAAGTGGTGAAAGACTCTGTTAGACTTGAACCTTCTCCGTATAATTCTGGGATCAAGGATGCAGTGCAGCTTTCAACACAGTCTCCTGGAGAGAAAGGTGATGGTAATTTGGAAGCACCTTCTAAAACTCTAAAGGTAAATGCTGATGAACAATTTTCATCCCGGAAACAGCCAGGTGAAACTAATTTGTCATATGGCATGCTTGTTGACAAGATGAATGAAACAGAGATGAAAGATATCGAGACCATGACCAGAAATAACATTCACCAACTTGAAGCAACAATTGGACAAGCTCAAGCTAAGGATTTAAGCTCCTCACAGAAATTATCATCAAAGGAAGAGCTTGATGTAAGGATTCACCCTGGGGAGAAGGTACCAAATGCAAACAGGAGTGGACAAGAATCAAAAGTGTCTGGTAACAGGACTGtgattgaagaaaacaaaaagactcGTGTCAAAGCttctaagaaaaaaatggatttggagaaacaaagaaaacatgttcCTGTATCAAATTCAAAGCTGGAAGGTTCCATAAAAAGGGTTCAAAATAAAGCAGGAAAAGCTTCCGGGAATAATGTTCATGGAGTTGTGGGTAAAACACCGCAAAAGAAGAGCTTGTTATCGGGAGCAATTTTCAAGGATGATAGTAGCAGCAGCTCTGACGGTGGAGTTGGTAATTCTGGTGCCAGCACCAGAACTCCATCAGATAATCCGCTATTGTCTGATGAAGACGGCAGTTCAGGTATAGATTCACAAGTAGATGGTAACTGAAATATATGTATTAACTATATGTGCCTTTACgttttattaaattgatgaaaatgtagtataaaatagttttcaatCTGTACGGGTGACTGGATAAGTGAGTTTCTGTTGAGTTGATTGGGATTACCCTTTTTAATTGAGATCTGATCTTTGGAATTTGGTTATCAACTGTTATTCCTTACATGTTTTGTTCCAGGAGCTGGAAATAACCACATTATCATATTTATGAAGGTTGAAAATGTTGTAATTCCTAAAGTTGAGGAAAGCTTGTATTTTCCCTTTCAATCTTGAGAATATTTTATGTTCTTAAGTTATTACTTTGTTATTTTGTTCCTACTAATTTTTTAGAATGATGTATGCTCTCAAGGTTAA comes from the Vigna radiata var. radiata cultivar VC1973A chromosome 2, Vradiata_ver6, whole genome shotgun sequence genome and includes:
- the LOC106756489 gene encoding uncharacterized protein LOC106756489 isoform X3, which codes for MDTHNTRVVYIDTNLDTRLALVVSDHDTVADLKRSILSEHPLCFPQIGQIQINGIKVMRKGHFYHLVDSMPVRSAFTPSQSWFVNVDATVVRECSQNYQVASLGIVSNALTGRGDNAIGSPSKGVLQLENKPVENVEVPVPSPCVSQHTGKGAGEKLDTGVKSSVENIELPGSAMEYEVDGTNKNIGGVCAVRKERNSKSVSDSSRKGKVKRKKEDAFRDDTSNVDDASVVGLSDCAIQQDIEVVAKTLENANKEVIMEIEVLKEHQHTDGNNSNTKSDLDTAVSMKEASEPELIADKKHEKRKRSLIDDSKEIFKEETAAQKDEAHKSDEAHEERKELKDQFELRNENYRYGVEYKDDKVTGDILDTVSPAKKKRKCKKERSLSTAKLINDYNVDISSHHDLENLQKIKNSNDDQSAEKFSDTDPLRTIVEGRRRKGKKNSSNPYETPLISSSRNVVEDHSSIQNGGPEEISLSKGPDMSMGKTAIDNMETRTGACKEGIQSTEKATGNCNNHADIEIIAHPANVVGHMELTEDNGKNEAGQIEGAEEGRELSQQNDPKLMLLDKSTPSNQNNSDAKVAELNVTSKVVDVNGLTESRKSKKEKKKKKDKNSSRESPFNEGTGHVDASESKNGIMEKKKKKDKNSGGESPGTAHVDASESKNGIMKSIGATNCDPKSGNTETVENPLNQIGEKIQQEEMHGTSDKEVEFNIESAEHTGKRQRKKSNDKHSSISKSMLNMLLKDQGDNKNLSSSSDRETHAKSSVAVTKKRNSASPKSSKKSCRTNTEVVKDSVRLEPSPYNSGIKDAVQLSTQSPGEKGDGNLEAPSKTLKVNADEQFSSRKQPGETNLSYGMLVDKMNETEMKDIETMTRNNIHQLEATIGQAQAKDLSSSQKLSSKEELDVRIHPGEKVPNANRSGQESKVSGNRTVIEENKKTRVKASKKKMDLEKQRKHVPVSNSKLEGSIKRVQNKAGKASGNNVHGVVGKTPQKKSLLSGAIFKDDSSSSSDGGVGNSGASTRTPSDNPLLSDEDGSSGSYGGQSPENGGRSSSKAQQMNLKPFLVQFDRYKRNVNR
- the LOC106756489 gene encoding uncharacterized protein LOC106756489 isoform X2 is translated as MDTHNTRVVYIDTNLDTRLALVVSDHDTVADLKRSILSEHPLCFPQIGQIQINGIKVMRKGHFYHLVDSMPVRSAFTPSQSWFVNVDATVVRECSQNYQVASLGIVSNALTGRGDNAIGSPSKGVLQLENKPVENVEVPVPSPCVSQHTGKGAGEKLDTGVKSSVENIELPGSAMEYEVDGTNKNIGGVCAVRKERNSKSVSDSSRKGKVKRKKEDAFRDDTSNVDDASVVGLSDCAIQQDIEVVAKTLENANKEVIMEIEVLKEHQHTDGNNSNTKSDLDTAVSMKEASEPELIADKKHEKRKRSLIDDSKEIFKEETAAQKDEAHKSDEAHEERKELKDQFELRNENYRYGVEYKDDKVTGDILDTVSPAKKKRKCKKERSLSTAKLINDYNVDISSHHDLENLQKIKNSNDDQSAEKFSDTDPLRTIVEGRRRKGKKNSSNPYETPLISSSRNVVEDHSSIQNGGPEEISLSKDMSMGKTAIDNMETRTGACKEGIQSTEKATGNCNNHADIEIIAHPANVVGHMELTEDNGKNEAGQIEGAEEGRELSQQNDPKLMLLDKSTPSNQNNSDAKVAELNVTSKVVDVNGLTESRKSKKEKKKKKDKNSSRESPFNEGTGHVDASESKNGIMEKKKKKDKNSGGESPGTAHVDASESKNGIMKSIGATNCDPKSGNTETVENPLNQIGEKIQQEEMHGTSDKEVEFNIESAEHTGKRQRKKSNDKHSSISKSMLNMLLKDQGDNKNLSSSSDRETHAKSSVAVTKKRNSASPKSSKKSCRTNTEVVKDSVRLEPSPYNSGIKDAVQLSTQSPGEKGDGNLEAPSKTLKVNADEQFSSRKQPGETNLSYGMLVDKMNETEMKDIETMTRNNIHQLEATIGQAQAKDLSSSQKLSSKEELDVRIHPGEKVPNANRSGQESKVSGNRTVIEENKKTRVKASKKKMDLEKQRKHVPVSNSKLEGSIKRVQNKAGKASGNNVHGVVGKTPQKKSLLSGAIFKDDSSSSSDGGVGNSGASTRTPSDNPLLSDEDGSSGSYGGQSPENGGRSSSKAHLTDTKEMSIDDVLRSSSWFKEAKITASQLQESQSQSLEFVPDSLVD
- the LOC106776031 gene encoding very-long-chain 3-oxoacyl-CoA reductase 1: MECCIISRLRVQPLWFALLFLVGLLTILKLAFVVVRWVYVNFLRPPKNLRKYGSWAVVTGPTDGIGKSFAFELARKGLNLVLVGRNPDKLKDVSDSIAAKFGKTEVKNVVVDFSGDLDEGVAKIGEAIEGLDVGVLINNVGVSYPYARFFHEVDEGLLNNLIKVNVVGTTKVTQAVLPGMLKRKRGAIVNIGSGAAIVIPSDPLYAVYAATKAYIDQFSRSLYVEYKKSGIDVQCQVPLYVATKMASIRKSSFFVPSTDGYAKAGVRWIGYEPRCTPYWPHTLLWAVACSLPEFVVDAWRLWFCLGIRKRGQRKESMKKE
- the LOC106756489 gene encoding uncharacterized protein LOC106756489 isoform X1, with protein sequence MDTHNTRVVYIDTNLDTRLALVVSDHDTVADLKRSILSEHPLCFPQIGQIQINGIKVMRKGHFYHLVDSMPVRSAFTPSQSWFVNVDATVVRECSQNYQVASLGIVSNALTGRGDNAIGSPSKGVLQLENKPVENVEVPVPSPCVSQHTGKGAGEKLDTGVKSSVENIELPGSAMEYEVDGTNKNIGGVCAVRKERNSKSVSDSSRKGKVKRKKEDAFRDDTSNVDDASVVGLSDCAIQQDIEVVAKTLENANKEVIMEIEVLKEHQHTDGNNSNTKSDLDTAVSMKEASEPELIADKKHEKRKRSLIDDSKEIFKEETAAQKDEAHKSDEAHEERKELKDQFELRNENYRYGVEYKDDKVTGDILDTVSPAKKKRKCKKERSLSTAKLINDYNVDISSHHDLENLQKIKNSNDDQSAEKFSDTDPLRTIVEGRRRKGKKNSSNPYETPLISSSRNVVEDHSSIQNGGPEEISLSKGPDMSMGKTAIDNMETRTGACKEGIQSTEKATGNCNNHADIEIIAHPANVVGHMELTEDNGKNEAGQIEGAEEGRELSQQNDPKLMLLDKSTPSNQNNSDAKVAELNVTSKVVDVNGLTESRKSKKEKKKKKDKNSSRESPFNEGTGHVDASESKNGIMEKKKKKDKNSGGESPGTAHVDASESKNGIMKSIGATNCDPKSGNTETVENPLNQIGEKIQQEEMHGTSDKEVEFNIESAEHTGKRQRKKSNDKHSSISKSMLNMLLKDQGDNKNLSSSSDRETHAKSSVAVTKKRNSASPKSSKKSCRTNTEVVKDSVRLEPSPYNSGIKDAVQLSTQSPGEKGDGNLEAPSKTLKVNADEQFSSRKQPGETNLSYGMLVDKMNETEMKDIETMTRNNIHQLEATIGQAQAKDLSSSQKLSSKEELDVRIHPGEKVPNANRSGQESKVSGNRTVIEENKKTRVKASKKKMDLEKQRKHVPVSNSKLEGSIKRVQNKAGKASGNNVHGVVGKTPQKKSLLSGAIFKDDSSSSSDGGVGNSGASTRTPSDNPLLSDEDGSSGSYGGQSPENGGRSSSKAHLTDTKEMSIDDVLRSSSWFKEAKITASQLQESQSQSLEFVPDSLVD